The DNA segment AGTGAACCCATAAGGGGCAGGCTATGGATGAAGGTGTAGTTACACTAAATACTTTAATGGATTACACGACAATGAGACAGAAGGTTTTGTCGTCTAATATAGCCAATTCCGATACACCCGGTTACAGGGCAAAGGAGCTGGACTTCAGTGCTTTTTTCAATAAGGCAAAGTTAAAACTGGTTGCAACAAAAGCGGCGCATTATGAAGATGGCTTGTATCCTGGGCGCGATGGGGCGGTGATAGATGAAAACACCCTCTTCTGGGGTGATAAAAATAATGTGGAACTTGATATGGAAGTGGCAAAAATGACTGAAAATGGTTTATTATACCAAGGAGCAACTAAGTTGATTTCTACAAAGTACAAAATGTATAAATCGGCAGCGAAGAGGACGCAATAGAATGGAAGTGTTCGGAGTTTTTAAAGTAAGCGCATCAGCCCTTGCAGCGCAGCGTGAGCGTATGAACGTGATAGCCTCCAACCTGGCTAACATTCACACGACACAAACACAAGAGGGCGGTCCCTACAAGAGACGGGACGTTGTGTTTCAAACTACTTTAATGGAACAGGACGTGCGGAGCCATTCAAACGGAGTCAGAGTGGCGGAAATATATGAGGACCCTCATCCACCTATGATGGTCTATGACCCGTCACACCCCGATGCCGATGAACGGGGTTACGTGGCTATGCCAAACATTAATGTGGTGGAGGAGATGGTCAACATGATGATGACCACCAGAGCCTACGAGGCTAATGTCTCTGCATTTAATGTCTCTAAAAGTATGTTTTTGAAAACTTTGGAAATCGGGAGGTAAACCATGGCTGATCTTAATAAGGTTTCCGGAGTAAATTTTGCACAAGAACTTAAGAAGCAAACACCGGTTGACCAGGGCGGCGGCGGAGGATTTGATATTGTTTTAAAAGATGCCCTGACAAAGGTAAACAATATCCAAAAGGAAGCGGATAAGGCTATTGATGACCTTGCCTCCGGAGGTGATATTAATAATGCTGTACTTGCTATGGAAAAAGCCGATCTGTCCTTTCAGATAATGCAAGAGGTGAGGAATAAGCTTCTTAACGCCTACGAAGAGGTTATGAGGATGCAAGTATAGGGGGTGGTTCTCACCGGTTGAGCTTTTTAATATGGCGGCCTGTGATTTGGAACCTAAATTAAATGGTTGATGTTGCAGGTATTATTGACAAACTAAAGAAGTGGCCGAACAAGAAGAAGGCCCTGATGGCAGGCGGTGTTGTTATGGGCCTGGCCACTATAATATTGTTGTTTGCATGGTCTCAAAAAGTGCCCTACCAGGTGTTGTTTTCAAATTTAGCCGAGCCGGATGCCGGGAAAATCGTAGCCAAGCTGAAAGAACTTAAAATTCCCTACAATGTTACTCAAAACAGCATAATGGTTCCTCAGGAAAAAGTCCATGAGCTCAGAATTCAGCTTGCCACACAGGGGCTTCCACAGGGCAGTGGCGTAGGGTTTGAGATTTTTGATAAAACCGATTTTCAGGCTACTGATTTTGTCCAGAAGTTAAACTACAGGAGAGCGCTTGAGGGCGAGCTGGCAAGAACTATCGCCTCCCTTGGTGAGATACAAAAGGCAAAAGTCCATCTTGCCGTACCGGAGAAATCTCTTTTTGTTAAAGACAAGGAACTACCTACCGCCTCTGTCGTTGTAACCCTGAAACCGAACAAGGCACTTACGCAGGAGCAGATACAGGGCATAGTGCATCTTGTTTCCAGCAGCGTTGAGGGGCTTATATTAAATAACATTACCGTACTTAACGACAAAGGGGAGCTTCTGACACGTCCAACCGATGAAATGATAGGCCTTACAGCCACGCAGCTGGAGTACCAGCGTAAGTATGAAAAGGAAATGCAGGACCGGATAGGTGAGATACTGGGGCCTGTGGTTGGAAGGGAAAAGGTTAAGGCCCGTGTCACTGTGGAGCTTGATTTTGCAAAAACAGAAAAAACCGAGGAGAAATACGACCCTGAGGGAAGTGTAGTAAGAAGTGAGCAGTCTATGAAAGAAAAATCTGTCACTACCAGTCCAGGGGGAATTCCAGGTGTGCAGTCCAATCTTCCTGGAAAAGTTCCATATCAGGGGGGTGGAATGCAGACCTCAATGCAAAAACAAAGTGATACGACTAATTACGAAATATCTAAGGTTACAAGCCATGTTGTGGGCCCCTATGGGAGTGTAAAGAGAATTTCAGCGGCGGTGTTGGTTGACGGTGTGTTTAAAGAAAAGAAGGAACCGGCAAAAGATAAAAAGAAAAAAACAGAGCCTGTGATGGAATATGTGCCAAGGACTGAAGAGGAGTTAAAGCAGTACGGGGATTTGGTTAAAAAGGCAATAGGCTATATTGATAAACGCGGCGATGAGGTGACTGTAATAAATATGCCATTTGACGGGATTCCCAAAGAGGAGCCGCCAAAGCGTGATTATGTCAAAGACAGTGTGTTGCTTGCAAAGTATCTGGCGCCTGTGCTGCTTGCGTTGCTTTTTATAATTTTTGTAGTGCGTCCGGTTATAAAGTCTTTGACGGCACCGCCTCCGGCTCCTGATTTACCAAGATTAAAACCGATGCCGGAGCTTATTGAAAAACAACCGAGAGCGCCCGGACCACCGCCGGAGCCGGAAAGGGAGCGTGAGGTGTCAATGCCTCCTGAGGATGAGATAGGGGTACTGGAGGATCTCAACGACTGGGCCAGATGGGTACAGGATAACCCTAATCAGGCTTCACAGATAGTAAGAGAATGGATGGAGCACGAGGAGGCTTAAAGACTATGGCTAATGAGAAACATAAGGTACTTCCGGAGACTACTAAGTTAACGGATATTAAATTAACGGACGAGAGGAAAAGTGTAGCTAAATCCCCTGCAAAGGTAGCTGATATTAAGCTAACGGGCGGCGGCGATGCCCCGGTTAAACCCCCTGCAAAGGCAATGTCTCATATGACACAGGAGTTGGGTGACTGGTCTAAGTGGATTAAAGATAATCCGAAGAAGGCTTCAAAGATTATAAGGGAGTGGCTGGAACATGAGGAGACATAGAGTATGGCAGTGCAATTGACCGGCTTTGAGAAAGCTGCAATATTTTTAACCGCTATAGGTGAGGATGCCGCCGCCGAGATTATGAAAAATCTCGATATGAAAGAGATAGGCAAAATCGCCAGCGTTATGACAAAAATCAAGTCACTGAAGGAAGATGAGGTGAAGGCTGTTTTTAAAGAAGCCTCTAAAAAGATAGAAAAGGGCGAGGTATATATAGGCGGCAACGATTATGTAAAGAACATGCTGATTAAAGGACTGGACGAGAAAACCGCCAAAAAGATAATGGAAAAGGCAGCTATCGAGGCCACTCTTGAAAACCTCAAGAAGGTGGATGCTAAAAAACTGACCAACTTCCTTCTTACAGAGCATCCACAGACGATAGCTCTGATTCTGAGTTTGCTTGACCCCGGACAGGCTGCCATTGTGCTGCAGACAATGCCGAAGTCATTAAAGGTGGATGTGGCAATGCGAATGGCTACTACGGAGGGTATCCCGATGGATGCCATTGAAGAGATTGAGGATGTGTTAAAGAGTGAGCTTGACCTTGAGCGCGGCGAGGGTATAAAGGTCGGCGGTGTTAAGAAGGTCGCACAGATACTGAACTCCATAGATAAGGCAACCGAGGAGTTGATTCTTGAAAACATAGAAAGCCATGACTATGAACTTGCAGATGCTATCAGGCAGTTCATGTTTGTCTTTGAGGACCTCACAAGGCTTGATGACAGAGGCATTCAGATGGTACTTAAAGAGGTTAGCACCGAGGATCTTTCCCTGGCCCTTAAAACTGCATCAGAAGGACTTAAGGAGAAGGTCTTTAAGAATATGTCCAAGAGAGCCGCCGAGATTCTAAAAGATGAGATGGAATCTAAGGGGCCGGTGAGGGTCTCCGAGGTTGAAAAATCTCAGCAAAATATAATCAAGATAGCCAGAAAACTCAGTGAAGAGGGTAAGATAATTCTGCCTGGAAGCTCTGAGGAAGAACAGCTTGTATAGATCGGGGGTAATAAAGGGTAGGCAAGCGGAACGATTTTTAATGCCCTCCTTAGACCAGCGGGTTAATAATGTTACAGAGGAGGAGCAGCAGCCTGAGGACTCCGTGGATGTTGCAGAGTCTGATGAGTTGGCTTTAGAGAGTGAGCCGGTTGTTGATACACCGGTTGATGAGTTTTTGGTTCCGGCTACAGAGGAAGGTGGTGCTTCTGAGGAGAGTCTGATAAGCAGCCTGCCTGAGGTGACGGTTGAACAGGAGCAGGTACCGTCTCCTGAGGAGATAATCGCCGCCGCGGAGGAAAAAGCCCGGCAGATAGAGCAGGAGGCAGGGCGGAGGGGCTATGAAGAAGGCTATAAGGCGGCTCAGGAAACTGGATACAATCAGGCACTGACAGAGTTTAATCAAAAAAAACTGCCCTTGCTCGATGCCATGAGTAAAATCATTGGTGAGCTTTGCACTGTTAAAGAAGAGATTCTAAGCAATGTTGAACCATCTGTTGTGCAATTGGCTGAAGGTATGGCAAGGGCGGCTCTTTTAGCCGAGCTCAGACTCAACCATGATATTTTACCGCGACTTGCTAAAGAGGGAATAAACAGGCTTAAAAAAACAGGTACTATTACAATAAAGCTAAATCCAGCCCTCTACGATTTGTTTCTATCCGAGAGAGCGGAACTAACGCAACTGCACCAGGAGATAGTGTTTGAGACGGACCCTGCAATGCCTGCTGAGGCTGCAGAGGTCATAGGCCCACTTGAGGAGGTTTCTGTTAATCCCCTGGAGCTGCTGGATAATATCCTTGAGCAGATGAGAGAGCACGATGCAGGCGGTTGACCTCAATCCGTATATCGATATAGTACAGAAAATCGACCCTCTCAGGGTATATGGGCGGATTGTAGAGATAACCGGAATACTGATAAAATGCACAGGAGTTAAGGCAACCGTAGGTGAGACCTGTTTGATATAC comes from the Nitrospirae bacterium YQR-1 genome and includes:
- the flgB gene encoding flagellar basal body rod protein FlgB, which produces MDEGVVTLNTLMDYTTMRQKVLSSNIANSDTPGYRAKELDFSAFFNKAKLKLVATKAAHYEDGLYPGRDGAVIDENTLFWGDKNNVELDMEVAKMTENGLLYQGATKLISTKYKMYKSAAKRTQ
- the flgC gene encoding flagellar basal body rod protein FlgC translates to MEVFGVFKVSASALAAQRERMNVIASNLANIHTTQTQEGGPYKRRDVVFQTTLMEQDVRSHSNGVRVAEIYEDPHPPMMVYDPSHPDADERGYVAMPNINVVEEMVNMMMTTRAYEANVSAFNVSKSMFLKTLEIGR
- the fliE gene encoding flagellar hook-basal body complex protein FliE produces the protein MADLNKVSGVNFAQELKKQTPVDQGGGGGFDIVLKDALTKVNNIQKEADKAIDDLASGGDINNAVLAMEKADLSFQIMQEVRNKLLNAYEEVMRMQV
- the fliF gene encoding flagellar M-ring protein FliF; translation: MVDVAGIIDKLKKWPNKKKALMAGGVVMGLATIILLFAWSQKVPYQVLFSNLAEPDAGKIVAKLKELKIPYNVTQNSIMVPQEKVHELRIQLATQGLPQGSGVGFEIFDKTDFQATDFVQKLNYRRALEGELARTIASLGEIQKAKVHLAVPEKSLFVKDKELPTASVVVTLKPNKALTQEQIQGIVHLVSSSVEGLILNNITVLNDKGELLTRPTDEMIGLTATQLEYQRKYEKEMQDRIGEILGPVVGREKVKARVTVELDFAKTEKTEEKYDPEGSVVRSEQSMKEKSVTTSPGGIPGVQSNLPGKVPYQGGGMQTSMQKQSDTTNYEISKVTSHVVGPYGSVKRISAAVLVDGVFKEKKEPAKDKKKKTEPVMEYVPRTEEELKQYGDLVKKAIGYIDKRGDEVTVINMPFDGIPKEEPPKRDYVKDSVLLAKYLAPVLLALLFIIFVVRPVIKSLTAPPPAPDLPRLKPMPELIEKQPRAPGPPPEPEREREVSMPPEDEIGVLEDLNDWARWVQDNPNQASQIVREWMEHEEA
- the fliG gene encoding flagellar motor switch protein FliG, coding for MAVQLTGFEKAAIFLTAIGEDAAAEIMKNLDMKEIGKIASVMTKIKSLKEDEVKAVFKEASKKIEKGEVYIGGNDYVKNMLIKGLDEKTAKKIMEKAAIEATLENLKKVDAKKLTNFLLTEHPQTIALILSLLDPGQAAIVLQTMPKSLKVDVAMRMATTEGIPMDAIEEIEDVLKSELDLERGEGIKVGGVKKVAQILNSIDKATEELILENIESHDYELADAIRQFMFVFEDLTRLDDRGIQMVLKEVSTEDLSLALKTASEGLKEKVFKNMSKRAAEILKDEMESKGPVRVSEVEKSQQNIIKIARKLSEEGKIILPGSSEEEQLV